From the Leucobacter tenebrionis genome, one window contains:
- a CDS encoding right-handed parallel beta-helix repeat-containing protein gives MTNQFFDREPVTEPSAEAGAVSRAAGTGDSVDAADDQAVTFATPTPELDSAVAQLLSDDSSQTYDAGGRSFYLSVGVAAAGTADNRTALVAGASRAEALGQHIALLPGVHRVASNLTISQPVLMHPGAVIRPDNGVAVTLAGGLSSPVGMCFDQSQGGVVRPERVDWHPYWWGPVGTNDDSSTWREMVRAQMSVSSDEDRKITVIAPLGVNRIAGVYLESTHLSASSSIFKPPVGHTGNHGYMVRMGPWTVIDDGTWHSDGLHNFRVFQQEGPRCAIRGAAVICLGNRETYGLYVVNTPGASVTPKVMNCRFYGGDGTGVAIRLGSPDAELTNIWIGLNEIGILDEGGAATLINCHVWGCSQCGVSLRSGSKLSASYIETNPVWGLILRESLGVAVEGTRFWLNGTTGNTESGGVLITQTRANGTTAAGGDNIITGCVFDDSYETAVTIVNARSNQIVNSNFTSRRFLNGTQPAARSAVRIDEASRDNVVEIHAVKQFFTGDVVVDESQSNTVTAGRIEAAKFDGMSIGTGGFTPYLVRRSIGIGQYTFRGHAFITSTQQVNLRLNQENVSAGYWGASDVGGVARPLRHAGGGFQSIPSTGGEARRVEFSGYADVSSRGSFTLSVSAEGTGTAQIHFASIEFTKYL, from the coding sequence ATGACGAATCAATTCTTCGACCGTGAACCGGTGACGGAGCCCAGTGCCGAGGCCGGCGCGGTATCTCGGGCTGCCGGCACAGGTGACAGCGTCGACGCCGCAGATGACCAGGCCGTGACTTTCGCAACGCCCACTCCAGAATTAGATAGCGCAGTGGCGCAACTGCTGTCCGATGACAGCTCGCAGACGTATGACGCCGGCGGGCGATCGTTCTACCTGAGTGTCGGCGTGGCCGCCGCGGGTACCGCGGACAATCGGACTGCTCTGGTGGCTGGAGCCAGTCGAGCAGAGGCTCTCGGGCAGCACATCGCGTTGCTGCCCGGAGTGCATCGAGTCGCATCGAACCTCACCATTTCTCAGCCGGTGCTGATGCATCCTGGCGCCGTTATCCGCCCGGATAACGGCGTCGCCGTCACGCTCGCCGGAGGTCTCAGTTCTCCGGTCGGCATGTGCTTCGATCAGTCTCAGGGCGGTGTCGTGAGGCCGGAGCGAGTCGACTGGCACCCGTACTGGTGGGGGCCTGTCGGCACGAACGATGACAGCTCAACCTGGCGCGAGATGGTTCGTGCCCAGATGTCCGTCTCGAGCGATGAGGATCGCAAGATCACGGTTATCGCTCCGCTCGGCGTGAATCGCATCGCCGGCGTGTATTTGGAGAGCACCCACCTTTCTGCCTCCAGCAGCATTTTCAAGCCACCGGTGGGCCACACCGGTAATCACGGATATATGGTCCGGATGGGTCCCTGGACCGTCATCGACGACGGCACCTGGCACAGCGATGGGCTGCACAACTTCAGGGTCTTCCAGCAGGAGGGTCCCCGGTGCGCAATTCGGGGTGCTGCAGTGATCTGCCTCGGCAATCGCGAAACGTACGGTCTGTACGTGGTCAATACTCCCGGAGCGTCGGTCACTCCGAAAGTCATGAACTGCCGATTTTATGGCGGTGACGGGACAGGAGTCGCTATCCGCCTCGGGTCGCCTGACGCCGAGTTGACGAACATCTGGATCGGTCTCAACGAGATCGGCATCTTGGATGAGGGAGGCGCGGCAACGCTGATCAACTGCCATGTCTGGGGATGCTCTCAGTGCGGCGTGTCTCTCAGATCGGGGTCGAAGCTGTCAGCCTCGTATATCGAGACGAACCCTGTCTGGGGGCTGATCCTCCGTGAATCTCTCGGAGTAGCGGTTGAAGGCACGAGATTCTGGCTCAACGGCACCACAGGCAACACCGAGAGCGGGGGTGTGCTCATCACCCAGACTAGGGCGAATGGAACTACCGCCGCCGGCGGCGACAACATCATCACGGGTTGTGTGTTCGACGACTCCTACGAGACCGCCGTGACGATCGTGAATGCTCGTTCGAATCAGATTGTGAACTCGAATTTTACGTCTCGGCGGTTCCTGAACGGCACGCAACCAGCAGCGAGAAGCGCAGTGAGAATCGATGAGGCTTCGCGTGACAATGTGGTCGAGATCCATGCTGTGAAGCAGTTCTTCACTGGCGATGTTGTAGTGGACGAATCACAGTCGAACACCGTCACGGCAGGCCGCATCGAAGCTGCGAAGTTCGATGGCATGAGCATCGGCACCGGCGGCTTCACCCCCTATCTCGTGCGTCGATCCATAGGCATCGGGCAGTACACCTTCAGGGGGCACGCCTTCATCACCTCGACGCAACAGGTGAATCTGCGGCTGAACCAGGAGAACGTGAGTGCGGGGTACTGGGGCGCCTCCGATGTCGGTGGAGTCGCCCGGCCTCTGAGACATGCCGGAGGAGGCTTCCAGTCGATCCCCTCAACGGGAGGAGAAGCGAGGCGCGTGGAGTTCTCCGGTTATGCCGACGTCAGTTCGAGGGGAAGCTTCACTCTCTCGGTATCAGCCGAAGGAACGGGAACGGCGCAGATTCACTTCGCGAGTATCGAATTCACAAAGTACCTGTAA
- a CDS encoding nucleotidyltransferase family protein has translation MSEMGAAHDAGVAVDGTSTVWVAIAYAALDIRGLDTAAQRGIECMVLPTLPCDEPIGLHGDAAELWMQMVDGPVADAILTDPQRALAREFAEFGLASQNPDHPARVTAVAAPWLSSPLHEMLYALVHSAAFERGIELVFIKGPALHRQGLRDREHSADIDVLVDPRRISELQEALSPWGWIVRHILWDVTDLSHSVTLAPTMWGCEIDLHRRFPGVGLGDDEAFAVVRDSAEQMEFAAVKAPVAEPLVNGLFSALHFARPAPPGQRPHSGGPEEAVGVLRRCGAGVIGIADRLGADAALEPHLRRAFPEETIVVTNPLPFNWTWLTQPTRARYYLAALAHVRWPDKPRLVKRLLWPTQSDVGERDEGAEPGGSALSVRDRLARLGRIFAAFRRS, from the coding sequence GTGAGTGAGATGGGCGCCGCGCACGATGCGGGAGTCGCGGTGGATGGCACCTCGACGGTCTGGGTCGCGATCGCCTACGCCGCGCTCGATATCCGCGGGCTCGACACCGCGGCGCAGCGCGGGATCGAATGCATGGTGCTGCCGACGCTGCCCTGCGACGAACCGATCGGCCTGCACGGCGACGCGGCCGAGCTGTGGATGCAGATGGTCGATGGACCGGTCGCCGATGCGATCCTGACGGATCCGCAGCGCGCCCTGGCGCGGGAGTTCGCAGAGTTCGGCCTCGCCTCCCAGAACCCGGATCACCCGGCGCGGGTCACGGCGGTCGCAGCCCCCTGGCTGTCGTCGCCGCTGCACGAGATGCTCTACGCGCTGGTGCACAGCGCGGCCTTCGAGCGAGGCATCGAGCTCGTGTTCATCAAGGGGCCGGCGCTGCACCGGCAGGGGTTGCGCGACCGTGAGCACTCGGCCGACATCGACGTGCTGGTCGATCCTCGTCGCATCTCCGAGTTGCAGGAGGCGCTGAGCCCCTGGGGATGGATCGTGCGTCACATTCTCTGGGACGTCACCGATCTCTCGCACTCCGTGACGCTCGCGCCGACGATGTGGGGCTGTGAGATCGACCTGCACCGCCGATTCCCCGGCGTGGGGCTGGGCGACGACGAGGCCTTCGCCGTGGTGCGCGACTCCGCGGAGCAGATGGAGTTCGCCGCCGTGAAGGCTCCCGTGGCCGAGCCCCTCGTCAACGGCCTGTTCTCGGCGTTGCACTTCGCGCGCCCGGCCCCGCCCGGCCAGCGCCCGCACAGCGGCGGGCCGGAGGAGGCGGTGGGGGTGCTGCGACGCTGCGGGGCCGGGGTGATCGGGATCGCGGATCGCCTCGGGGCTGACGCTGCCCTCGAACCGCATCTGCGGCGCGCGTTCCCCGAGGAGACGATCGTGGTCACGAACCCGTTGCCTTTCAACTGGACCTGGCTCACGCAGCCCACCCGCGCGAGGTACTACCTCGCCGCGCTCGCCCACGTGCGCTGGCCCGATAAGCCGCGTCTGGTGAAGCGGCTGCTGTGGCCGACACAGTCCGATGTGGGGGAGCGGGACGAGGGTGCGGAGCCCGGCGGGAGCGCGCTCAGTGTTCGGGATCGTCTCGCCCGACTCGGCCGGATCTTCGCGGCGTTCAGGAGGAGCTGA
- a CDS encoding nucleoside/nucleotide kinase family protein, whose product MNTNPSRVVAGVEALGATVLVRAVEPIDERLLEALLAPWSDAGMRRSPRSPHGEPMPGAPSVALHPLVEAHLDEAASRLSTEVTLAALRDRAGTHLLLHAAGVARADGAVLAIIGPSGRGKTTTARQLAVRLGYVTDEAVAIARDGSVLPYRKPLSVVTAGRTEKVQIAPTDLGLLPLPDAGLGIAGLVLLERAGEGEEASSVEPVGLAEALVEIAQQTSYLAELTDPLVAIARTAEATGGVRRLRVGVPDRIPEAIDDLYAAGECEPWEQILPIRDSSPAGPHVPSVGYAPAERVLDAVECATGTVVLTADREVRLLTGIAPLVWRGLCEGDDWARLERRAVERFGAPPHGTVREALVEVCDALVDAAVLERDERGE is encoded by the coding sequence TTGAACACGAATCCTTCCCGGGTAGTCGCCGGTGTGGAGGCGCTCGGCGCAACGGTGCTGGTGCGGGCGGTCGAGCCGATCGACGAGCGTCTGCTCGAAGCGCTGCTCGCCCCTTGGAGCGACGCGGGAATGCGACGATCGCCCCGATCGCCGCACGGCGAGCCGATGCCCGGAGCACCGAGCGTCGCGCTGCACCCCCTGGTCGAGGCGCATCTCGATGAGGCTGCCTCGCGGCTCAGCACGGAGGTCACGCTCGCGGCGCTGAGGGATCGCGCGGGCACTCACCTGCTGTTGCACGCTGCGGGTGTCGCGCGCGCCGACGGTGCTGTGCTGGCGATCATCGGCCCCTCGGGCAGGGGCAAGACGACGACTGCGCGGCAGCTGGCGGTCCGCCTCGGGTACGTGACCGACGAGGCGGTCGCGATCGCGCGCGACGGGAGCGTGCTGCCGTATCGCAAACCGCTCAGTGTGGTGACGGCGGGGCGCACGGAGAAGGTGCAGATCGCGCCGACGGATCTCGGTCTGCTGCCGCTGCCCGACGCCGGTCTCGGGATCGCGGGGCTCGTGCTGCTCGAGCGCGCGGGCGAGGGCGAAGAAGCCTCCAGTGTGGAACCGGTGGGCCTCGCCGAGGCGCTGGTCGAGATCGCGCAGCAGACGAGCTATCTGGCCGAACTGACCGACCCGCTGGTCGCGATCGCGCGCACTGCCGAGGCGACGGGCGGGGTGCGGCGGTTGCGTGTGGGGGTGCCGGATCGGATCCCGGAGGCGATCGACGACCTCTACGCTGCGGGGGAGTGCGAGCCCTGGGAGCAGATCCTGCCGATCCGCGATTCCAGCCCCGCCGGCCCGCACGTCCCCAGCGTCGGCTACGCCCCAGCGGAGCGCGTGCTCGACGCCGTCGAGTGCGCGACAGGTACCGTGGTGCTCACCGCTGATCGCGAGGTGCGCCTGCTCACCGGTATCGCTCCGCTGGTATGGCGCGGCCTCTGCGAGGGGGACGACTGGGCGCGCCTCGAGCGTCGCGCGGTCGAACGCTTCGGCGCACCCCCGCACGGCACGGTGCGCGAGGCCCTGGTGGAGGTCTGCGACGCGCTGGTCGACGCGGCCGTGCTCGAACGCGATGAGCGCGGTGAGTGA
- the rplL gene encoding 50S ribosomal protein L7/L12: MAKLSTEELLEQFKELTLIELSEFVKAFEETFDVSAAAPVAVAAAPAAGGAAEAVEEKDEFDVVLESAGDKKIQVIKVVRELTGLGLGEAKALVEEAPKNVLEGAKKEDAEAAKAKLEEAGAGVKLA; encoded by the coding sequence ATGGCTAAGCTTTCGACTGAAGAGCTGCTCGAGCAGTTCAAGGAGCTCACCCTCATCGAGCTCTCCGAGTTCGTGAAGGCGTTCGAGGAGACCTTCGACGTTTCGGCTGCTGCTCCGGTTGCGGTTGCTGCTGCTCCGGCTGCCGGTGGCGCTGCCGAGGCCGTCGAGGAGAAGGACGAGTTCGACGTCGTTCTCGAGTCGGCCGGCGACAAGAAGATCCAGGTCATCAAGGTCGTGCGCGAGCTGACCGGCCTGGGCCTGGGCGAGGCGAAGGCTCTCGTCGAGGAGGCTCCCAAGAACGTGCTCGAGGGCGCGAAGAAGGAGGACGCCGAGGCGGCCAAGGCTAAGCTCGAGGAGGCCGGCGCGGGCGTCAAGCTCGCCTAA
- the rplJ gene encoding 50S ribosomal protein L10 translates to MATKDATVADLQKKFEESTAVLLTEYRGLTVAQLRDLRNSIREHATYAVAKNTLTKIAANNAGITAFDDELAGPSALAFVHGDTVAVAKALRDFAKANPLLVVKAGYFDGNALTAAEVGKLADLESREVLLAKAAGAMQAALVGAAQLFAALPAKAARGFGALQEKQDA, encoded by the coding sequence ATGGCTACGAAGGACGCTACGGTTGCCGATCTTCAGAAGAAGTTTGAAGAGTCGACCGCCGTTCTGCTGACTGAGTACCGCGGTCTCACGGTTGCCCAGCTGCGGGATCTCCGCAACAGCATCCGCGAGCACGCGACGTACGCTGTGGCGAAGAACACGCTGACCAAGATTGCGGCCAACAACGCCGGGATCACCGCTTTCGATGACGAGCTCGCCGGTCCCTCGGCTCTCGCCTTCGTGCACGGTGACACCGTCGCGGTCGCCAAGGCTCTGCGTGACTTCGCCAAGGCAAACCCTCTTCTGGTGGTGAAGGCGGGCTACTTCGATGGCAACGCCCTGACCGCTGCAGAGGTAGGCAAGCTTGCCGATCTCGAGAGCCGCGAGGTGCTGCTGGCCAAGGCCGCAGGCGCCATGCAGGCTGCTCTGGTCGGTGCAGCACAGCTGTTCGCCGCCCTGCCCGCCAAGGCCGCACGCGGTTTCGGTGCGCTGCAGGAGAAGCAGGACGCGTAA